The Nitrospiraceae bacterium genome window below encodes:
- a CDS encoding chemotaxis protein CheW has translation MLRSQLRSQLRAHAQQAAAMRTQGLIVFSVGGMRLAARTDEVGGVMPWPGSSPVPSETPFIAGLVRHQKDCLPVFDLAAKLRRPMPETEPLCLMAKHVDGPIAIRIDNVVPALHMVERSAIRYQVGPDPDIAGTCIAEDEEFPLINLTTLGVAPSRLNP, from the coding sequence ATGTTGCGCTCACAACTCCGAAGCCAGTTACGGGCCCACGCGCAACAGGCTGCGGCTATGCGCACCCAGGGGTTGATCGTGTTTTCAGTCGGTGGGATGCGGCTTGCGGCAAGAACGGACGAAGTCGGCGGTGTGATGCCCTGGCCGGGATCAAGCCCGGTCCCGAGCGAGACGCCGTTCATCGCGGGTTTGGTTCGGCACCAAAAGGACTGTTTGCCGGTATTCGACCTGGCGGCGAAGTTGCGGCGCCCCATGCCCGAGACAGAACCGTTGTGTTTGATGGCCAAACATGTCGACGGGCCGATCGCGATTCGGATCGATAACGTCGTGCCCGCGCTGCATATGGTGGAGCGTTCCGCCATTCGCTACCAAGTGGGGCCCGATCCCGACATCGCGGGGACCTGTATCGCGGAGGATGAGGAGTTTCCGTTAATCAATCTGACGACGTTGGGGGTTGCCCCCTCTCGCCTGAATCCATGA
- a CDS encoding Hpt domain-containing protein produces the protein MSSDFDRDQLVNIFVAEASDDMGRFWTALHPKDKAIPEPADLADYHTVGHKLKGAALLYGFPGLGKLGALLEDTLEHIDRIPSDRWADLVDLLRDAAASFRRQIDVIAKGGTDDLSAAEGFVARCEGLLGADISGEGVPTDDYLVPVLDAEVLSYFAPEAEEYLETILTLLSRLEGNLQDPDTIHQLYRVSHTLKGSAYTVGFQVVGDVAHPIETCMIAVREGRAGIAPAWFPCLQRAVQVIRALMRRNEELLPQLRRDVPDMIRALRGLEEGLSQEPEATPVPQPAASVATEPVAPAVVSPAAEATVPANSSPDEPLTQAYLIPTLDPEVISYFAPEAQEYLEQLEASLLRLEKESSNPEIIHQVFRTAHTLKGSAYTVGFQSIGDLTHHIEDFMGAVRDGSMRVQPGHTDLLLRAIDVIRTLMRRDPSMVTRTRQRFAASLQELKQLSHPTAVSVSEPSNAPVATERAVAEPAPEPEAAETAKTMDGRAAEEREVIRVSRDRLERLLNLVGELVIDRGRLEQRLRTLEGLASQVLANKNRLIDAVRTFEDKHTFSFQPAPEASGEPAQSGVPGVQDFGSLEFDKYDDFNILARRISEVTADITESMSQLSGSIRRAQDDMGQLQQLTLGMRDEVARARMVPIGTPFTRFRRAAREMARATGKEVNLVTSGEHTEIDTGVVERLVDPLVHLVRNAVFHGIEPAAARVAQGKPAAGTVYLHAAHRGNSVVIEVEDDGAGLDIARIKAKAVKLGLIRQDVADTLPDSEVIKFIFLPGFSTAEAVGDQAGRGVGMDVVKRVIETMNGHIEVESVRGLGTKFTMHLPLTLLIATALMVRVANERYAIPLPSVREVTMPTTSTLQRMGDRSVMQIGDEAIEVYPLSNLIRREAGIVDGGSPVVIVRTSTGPLGCAVDELLGRQEIVIKSLGSLKPFERSVFGGATIDPEGRVVLVLDVSRLTAREYQEALPIGDGSIPQLAHEEIDQPISEAAPSKQMPLLLIDDSLSIRKFVGRMLESAGYVVETAVDGEEGCRKAATQAYQLIITDLEMPKLNGYEVIQALRARPLTQTTPILVMTTRAGEKHRQMAINVGASGYIAKPVEERALIQEVQKWVGREAGVRK, from the coding sequence ATGAGCTCTGATTTCGATCGTGACCAGCTGGTCAACATTTTCGTCGCGGAAGCCAGCGACGACATGGGCCGGTTCTGGACGGCCTTGCATCCGAAAGACAAGGCGATTCCGGAACCGGCGGACCTGGCCGATTATCACACCGTCGGTCATAAGCTGAAGGGAGCGGCCCTCCTGTACGGCTTCCCGGGGCTCGGGAAGCTCGGGGCGTTGCTCGAGGATACACTCGAGCACATCGACCGCATTCCATCCGACCGGTGGGCCGACCTTGTGGACCTCCTGCGGGATGCGGCGGCGTCCTTCCGTCGACAAATCGACGTCATCGCCAAGGGTGGAACCGATGATCTTTCGGCGGCGGAAGGATTCGTCGCCCGCTGTGAGGGACTGCTTGGAGCCGATATTTCCGGCGAGGGTGTGCCCACCGACGACTATCTGGTTCCCGTGTTGGACGCCGAAGTGCTGTCGTATTTCGCTCCGGAAGCCGAGGAGTATCTCGAGACGATCCTCACGCTGCTTTCTCGGTTGGAAGGTAACCTGCAGGACCCGGACACGATCCATCAGCTGTATCGTGTCTCACACACCCTCAAAGGCTCCGCGTATACGGTCGGGTTTCAAGTCGTGGGGGATGTGGCCCATCCGATCGAAACCTGCATGATCGCCGTGCGCGAGGGGCGTGCCGGTATCGCGCCTGCCTGGTTTCCCTGCCTCCAGCGAGCGGTGCAGGTGATTCGCGCGCTTATGCGCCGTAATGAAGAACTGCTGCCGCAATTGAGGCGAGACGTGCCGGACATGATCCGGGCGCTTCGAGGCTTGGAAGAAGGCCTGTCGCAGGAGCCAGAGGCGACTCCGGTTCCGCAGCCGGCTGCTAGCGTCGCCACGGAGCCCGTGGCTCCTGCCGTTGTGTCTCCGGCGGCGGAAGCAACGGTGCCAGCCAACTCCTCTCCGGATGAGCCACTGACGCAAGCCTACTTGATTCCGACGTTGGATCCCGAAGTCATCTCCTATTTCGCTCCGGAAGCGCAAGAATACCTCGAACAACTCGAGGCCTCGCTCCTTAGGCTCGAGAAGGAATCGTCGAACCCTGAGATCATTCACCAGGTGTTTCGTACGGCCCATACCTTGAAAGGCTCTGCCTACACCGTTGGATTCCAGTCCATCGGCGACCTGACGCACCATATCGAAGATTTTATGGGCGCGGTGCGGGATGGGTCGATGAGGGTGCAGCCAGGGCATACGGACTTGTTGTTGCGCGCCATCGACGTGATTCGGACGCTCATGCGGCGGGACCCCTCGATGGTGACGCGAACCAGACAGCGGTTTGCGGCATCGCTGCAGGAACTCAAGCAACTGAGTCATCCGACCGCCGTCAGCGTTTCCGAACCCAGCAACGCGCCGGTCGCGACCGAGCGCGCGGTAGCCGAACCTGCGCCCGAGCCGGAGGCGGCGGAGACCGCCAAAACGATGGACGGTAGGGCCGCGGAGGAGCGCGAGGTTATCCGTGTCAGCCGAGACCGGTTGGAACGCCTCCTCAATCTGGTCGGCGAATTGGTCATCGACCGTGGACGATTGGAGCAGCGGCTGAGGACGTTGGAAGGGTTGGCCTCTCAGGTGCTGGCGAACAAGAACCGCTTGATCGATGCGGTTCGGACCTTTGAAGACAAGCACACGTTTTCCTTTCAGCCGGCACCCGAGGCGTCCGGTGAGCCGGCCCAGTCCGGTGTTCCGGGTGTCCAGGATTTCGGCAGCCTGGAATTCGACAAGTACGACGATTTCAACATCCTCGCCCGGCGTATCAGCGAAGTGACCGCCGACATTACGGAATCCATGTCGCAGCTCAGCGGCTCCATCCGACGTGCGCAGGATGACATGGGCCAGCTCCAGCAATTGACGCTCGGCATGCGGGATGAAGTCGCGCGTGCCCGCATGGTGCCCATCGGGACGCCGTTTACGCGATTCCGCCGCGCCGCCCGTGAAATGGCCCGCGCGACGGGCAAGGAAGTCAATCTGGTCACGTCGGGTGAACACACGGAAATCGATACCGGCGTCGTCGAGCGCTTGGTCGATCCCTTGGTGCATTTGGTCAGAAACGCGGTGTTCCATGGCATTGAACCGGCGGCCGCGCGCGTGGCGCAGGGCAAACCGGCGGCAGGTACGGTGTATCTCCATGCGGCGCATCGCGGTAACTCGGTCGTCATCGAAGTAGAGGATGACGGCGCCGGCCTGGACATCGCTCGAATCAAAGCCAAAGCGGTCAAGTTGGGTCTGATTCGGCAGGATGTCGCGGACACCTTGCCTGACAGCGAAGTGATCAAGTTCATCTTCCTTCCGGGCTTCTCCACCGCCGAAGCCGTCGGGGATCAGGCCGGGCGAGGCGTCGGTATGGATGTGGTGAAACGCGTCATCGAAACGATGAACGGCCACATCGAAGTGGAATCGGTTCGAGGGCTGGGCACCAAATTCACGATGCATCTGCCGCTGACCCTGTTGATCGCGACCGCCCTGATGGTGCGGGTCGCCAATGAGCGCTATGCGATCCCGCTTCCCAGTGTCCGCGAAGTCACGATGCCGACGACCTCGACGCTGCAGCGGATGGGCGATCGGTCGGTGATGCAGATCGGAGACGAAGCGATCGAAGTCTATCCGTTGTCGAACCTGATCCGACGCGAAGCCGGCATCGTCGATGGTGGATCCCCGGTCGTGATCGTCCGCACCTCCACAGGACCGTTGGGCTGTGCGGTCGACGAATTGCTCGGCCGGCAGGAAATCGTCATCAAGTCGCTCGGATCGTTGAAGCCGTTCGAGCGGTCGGTGTTCGGCGGCGCCACGATCGACCCGGAAGGACGCGTGGTACTGGTCCTCGACGTGAGTCGGTTGACGGCGCGCGAATACCAAGAGGCCTTGCCGATCGGCGACGGCTCCATCCCGCAACTGGCGCATGAGGAAATCGACCAACCGATCTCTGAGGCTGCGCCCTCGAAACAGATGCCGCTCCTGTTGATCGACGACTCGTTGAGCATCAGAAAGTTCGTCGGCAGGATGCTGGAATCAGCCGGGTACGTGGTGGAGACGGCGGTGGACGGCGAAGAGGGATGCCGCAAGGCTGCGACGCAGGCCTATCAGCTGATCATTACCGACCTCGAAATGCCCAAGCTAAACGGGTACGAGGTCATTCAAGCGCTTCGGGCCAGACCCTTGACGCAAACGACGCCGATCTTGGTGATGACCACCCGAGCCGGGGAAAAGCATCGGCAGATGGCCATCAACGTCGGTGCCTCAGGTTACATTGCCAAGCCGGTCGAGGAACGGGCGTTGATTCAAGAAGTCCAGAAATGGGTCGGCCGTGAGGCCGGTGTCAGGAAATAA
- a CDS encoding AAA family ATPase, with amino-acid sequence MPDPRFYVATPGHESARQRLLYGIQARKGAVMLTGEIGCGKTLLSRALVLNLPESRYDVALIANPSFSSKDFLCEVLSQLGISAGGSKVRLLHRLNEHLLANHHKQVDTVIVIDEAQAIESRRLFEELRLLLNFQTNDAFLVTLVLMGQPELRQKVDRIPQLSQRIAIRYHLATFTLEDTRAYMNARLLVAGASRPIFSKEAVSRIHEQGRGVCRLINTLCDLCLLLGSLGRMSEIDESTVREAANIG; translated from the coding sequence GTGCCCGACCCCCGATTTTACGTCGCCACCCCTGGACATGAGTCGGCGAGGCAGCGACTGCTGTACGGCATTCAGGCTCGGAAGGGCGCGGTCATGCTCACCGGAGAAATCGGTTGCGGTAAGACCTTGCTGAGCCGGGCGTTGGTGCTGAACCTGCCCGAATCCCGGTACGACGTAGCCTTGATCGCAAACCCGTCCTTCTCCTCCAAGGATTTTCTCTGCGAAGTTCTGAGCCAACTGGGGATCTCGGCTGGCGGGTCCAAGGTCCGCCTTCTGCATCGATTGAACGAGCATCTCTTGGCCAATCATCACAAGCAGGTCGATACCGTGATCGTTATCGATGAGGCGCAGGCTATCGAGAGCCGGCGACTCTTCGAGGAGTTGCGGCTCTTGCTCAACTTCCAGACCAACGATGCGTTCCTCGTGACCTTAGTATTGATGGGACAGCCGGAGTTGCGGCAAAAGGTCGATCGCATCCCTCAACTCAGCCAGCGCATCGCCATTCGCTACCACCTGGCCACATTTACCCTTGAAGACACAAGGGCCTATATGAACGCGCGCCTCCTGGTTGCCGGCGCCAGCCGGCCGATTTTCTCCAAGGAGGCAGTCAGTCGGATCCACGAGCAAGGACGGGGGGTGTGCCGACTCATCAACACGCTGTGCGACCTCTGTCTGTTGCTGGGCTCCCTGGGACGGATGTCGGAAATCGACGAGAGCACCGTGCGGGAAGCCGCGAACATCGGATAA
- a CDS encoding purine-binding chemotaxis protein CheW produces the protein MTDGPTPQTHALAPTQASGIAHTTGAPAASAEGTLRVCVLALGGELFAIDLRNISEVFEVEAVTTVPGMPTMLTGVTNLRGTVIPLLDLRSSLGLTEQEGALSFAVVVRQGSRYLGMLVDHVPEIRTVSRDSVLPAMQAGPAGARPFVSSVLRLDDRLGGVLDVSQIFAQADGGGTTPRAS, from the coding sequence ATGACTGACGGTCCGACACCGCAGACGCACGCGCTCGCACCCACCCAAGCCTCAGGTATCGCGCACACCACGGGCGCGCCGGCCGCTTCGGCGGAGGGCACGCTTCGGGTGTGCGTCCTGGCGTTGGGCGGGGAGTTGTTCGCGATCGACTTGCGCAACATCAGCGAAGTGTTCGAGGTGGAAGCCGTGACGACGGTGCCCGGCATGCCCACCATGCTGACGGGGGTGACCAATCTTCGGGGAACGGTCATTCCGCTCCTCGACCTGCGATCCAGTCTCGGCCTGACCGAGCAGGAGGGCGCGTTGTCCTTCGCGGTGGTCGTACGGCAGGGGTCGCGGTACCTCGGGATGCTGGTGGATCACGTTCCTGAAATTCGAACCGTGTCGCGCGACAGCGTGTTGCCGGCCATGCAGGCCGGTCCGGCCGGAGCCAGGCCTTTCGTGTCTTCCGTGCTCCGCCTGGACGATCGCCTGGGAGGTGTGCTGGACGTGTCGCAAATTTTCGCTCAAGCCGATGGGGGCGGTACGACACCGCGGGCAAGTTAG
- a CDS encoding response regulator, with product MSKIVVVDDSYAELQMIEGYLKSANHTVVSYPNTDKLEEKLSVDKPDLIVMDVVMPGRNGFQTCRDLKSDDRFKNIPIVLCTSKGQESDKFWGQQQGANGYVVKPFKAEDLLAAVKRVLN from the coding sequence ATGAGCAAGATCGTTGTCGTCGATGATTCGTACGCTGAACTGCAGATGATCGAGGGTTATCTGAAGTCGGCGAATCACACGGTGGTGTCGTACCCGAACACGGACAAGCTTGAGGAGAAGTTGTCGGTCGACAAGCCCGACCTCATCGTCATGGATGTCGTGATGCCGGGACGCAATGGATTCCAGACCTGCCGTGACCTGAAGAGCGACGATCGCTTCAAGAACATTCCGATCGTGTTGTGCACGTCGAAGGGACAGGAAAGCGACAAGTTCTGGGGACAGCAGCAGGGGGCGAACGGCTACGTCGTGAAGCCCTTTAAGGCGGAGGATCTTCTGGCCGCCGTGAAACGGGTGCTGAATTAA
- a CDS encoding response regulator: MPKILIADDSIAVRKVAERLLTEAGMGVTLAANGSEALAILSKDRPDLIVSDVIMPDKSGYEVCSFVRMQPNLSEIPVLLISGIVNDEVSRQAESCKADGVLKKPFQGTSLKDRVLDLLAKRQPKAAAAMPAPALAHEPVVEEPVRAASQPDPELSEPTISAAKPVWGAREEEPIRVHVEPEPEPIKLAVTEPEPAVAAPVPAAQSIELAAPQADQALEAAMAERAARITELEQELDRERQEGGRRLQEAQAALDEQRAQTSELLGRTKDLESGLAEERAQRATMAEQLSEASRQAERVPELESSLAEERQRADELSAKVADSARQASKIVELEATLSAERDAATQLVQQLSSLEQTEQRAKELDGKLEAERDRSEALIGRVADLESAVARVPELEEALEQGRARLAELETTLATERNTAAALLAQVQDLEQAVQKARDLDAVLTSERERSTQLAKRANEAEQMADLSNRRLEDMARKLAEIAGLASQLGSGKR, translated from the coding sequence ATGCCTAAGATACTGATCGCCGACGACAGCATTGCGGTCCGCAAGGTGGCTGAACGTCTCCTGACCGAGGCGGGAATGGGCGTGACCTTGGCGGCCAACGGATCGGAAGCCTTGGCCATCCTGAGTAAGGATCGACCCGACCTCATCGTGTCCGACGTCATCATGCCGGACAAGAGCGGATATGAAGTCTGTTCCTTCGTGCGGATGCAGCCGAATCTCTCCGAAATACCCGTGCTGCTGATTTCCGGTATCGTCAACGACGAAGTGTCGCGGCAAGCGGAATCCTGTAAGGCTGATGGTGTGCTGAAAAAGCCGTTTCAGGGGACGTCGCTGAAAGACCGCGTTCTTGACCTGTTGGCGAAGCGACAGCCGAAGGCGGCCGCCGCGATGCCGGCGCCTGCCTTGGCCCATGAGCCTGTCGTAGAGGAACCCGTTCGCGCGGCGAGCCAGCCGGACCCGGAGTTGTCCGAACCGACGATCTCGGCCGCGAAGCCGGTATGGGGCGCGCGGGAAGAGGAACCGATCCGTGTCCATGTCGAGCCGGAACCGGAACCCATCAAGTTGGCTGTTACCGAGCCGGAACCTGCTGTGGCGGCGCCCGTTCCTGCGGCGCAATCGATCGAACTCGCGGCCCCTCAGGCCGACCAGGCGCTCGAAGCGGCGATGGCCGAGCGTGCTGCGCGTATCACCGAGTTGGAACAGGAACTCGATCGGGAGCGGCAGGAGGGCGGGCGGCGTCTTCAAGAAGCTCAAGCGGCGCTCGACGAGCAGCGCGCACAGACTTCCGAGCTGCTCGGACGCACGAAGGACTTGGAATCGGGATTGGCGGAGGAACGGGCGCAACGCGCGACGATGGCCGAGCAACTGTCCGAAGCAAGCAGGCAGGCGGAGCGTGTGCCGGAACTCGAGTCCAGCTTGGCGGAAGAACGGCAGCGAGCCGACGAACTGTCGGCCAAGGTTGCGGACAGCGCCAGGCAAGCGTCAAAAATTGTCGAGTTGGAAGCGACGCTATCGGCGGAGCGGGATGCGGCGACTCAGTTGGTGCAGCAGCTCTCCTCACTGGAACAGACGGAACAAAGAGCGAAGGAATTGGACGGCAAGTTGGAAGCCGAGCGCGACCGTTCGGAGGCTTTGATCGGGCGAGTGGCCGACCTCGAGTCCGCCGTTGCCAGAGTGCCCGAGTTGGAAGAAGCGCTGGAGCAGGGCCGCGCGCGATTGGCTGAACTCGAAACGACGTTGGCGACCGAACGGAATACCGCCGCCGCGCTCTTAGCGCAGGTGCAGGATCTTGAGCAGGCCGTGCAGAAGGCCCGTGATCTGGATGCGGTCTTAACCAGCGAGCGCGAGCGGTCGACTCAGTTAGCCAAGCGGGCCAACGAAGCGGAGCAAATGGCGGATCTCTCCAACCGTCGTTTGGAAGACATGGCGCGAAAGCTGGCTGAGATCGCGGGCCTGGCGTCTCAGCTCGGTAGCGGCAAGCGCTAG
- a CDS encoding HD domain-containing protein: MSGSMDTSEQGYYRKVESALMRVAGAVEQHQRIDLAELTRLAAELVDAIQDNDQLVVEALSSPPGPPLVTNLINVGILGTKVGIGLGYYGYELRRLALAGLLHDVGIFAIPQQLLSKSARLTTEERTVVENHPRVGAEIVAQFGPEYAWLGEVVLQAHERGKGQGYPNKLKGREINELAQIIGLVDIFDALVSPRPYRRRLLPHEAVRELLVTERTAFPREIMKALVEQLSIYPLGTIVRLSGGEQGVVTKINPRYPSRPSVRVDGDDALGGAARILDLATLPLVSIVETLDPPAVERVSFESSEKPGGGAPRSSGSATDQFSALLESLDAIADVIQTAVDRKEPDSSESTAETAVQNAGEVRREILGLFALEAREWLNQIQTALERMDRTIEQPRRAKLANLMLQGVTNLARSAATVGLTALEEMATNLLPLLQAAGKHERAVASHHLTSLREGLTRIMGLVHELGPRQEEAPPSPEAASAPSGAHEPAPVSVPMPPVEAGEESNVQVGEPALATALPILDALRQLHDARGRSEQPRRDVLETVIQRAEEEAARGVPVADARAIGRILKDLDEQDEYFLAQMEARVPALVATLSNIRSDSEGTGPHPQALASVLQDIDGLYNAADRVAAVNITMFLHGLRSFLQVTTQNRPAAVDERLAAVQERLAALVPLARQWVDIGRLERTAIFEILPLA, translated from the coding sequence ATGTCAGGATCGATGGATACGTCGGAACAGGGCTACTATCGCAAAGTCGAATCCGCCTTGATGCGGGTCGCCGGAGCAGTCGAGCAACACCAGCGCATTGATCTGGCCGAGCTCACTCGTCTCGCGGCGGAACTCGTGGATGCCATCCAAGACAACGACCAATTGGTTGTGGAGGCGCTGTCGAGTCCACCCGGTCCACCGCTGGTGACGAACTTGATCAACGTCGGAATCTTGGGGACCAAGGTCGGGATAGGGCTCGGCTACTACGGCTATGAACTTCGCCGCCTCGCGTTGGCCGGCCTGCTCCATGACGTCGGTATCTTTGCCATCCCGCAGCAGTTATTGAGCAAATCCGCCCGGTTGACCACGGAGGAGCGGACGGTGGTGGAGAATCACCCGCGTGTGGGGGCGGAGATCGTCGCGCAGTTCGGGCCCGAATACGCGTGGCTCGGGGAAGTCGTGTTGCAGGCGCATGAGCGGGGCAAGGGGCAAGGTTACCCGAACAAACTGAAGGGGCGGGAAATCAACGAGCTGGCTCAGATCATCGGGTTGGTGGATATCTTCGACGCGCTCGTCAGCCCGCGACCCTATCGCCGCCGCCTGTTGCCGCACGAAGCCGTGCGTGAACTGCTGGTCACCGAACGCACGGCCTTCCCGCGGGAGATCATGAAGGCGTTGGTCGAGCAACTGTCCATCTACCCGTTGGGCACGATCGTGAGATTGAGCGGCGGCGAACAGGGGGTCGTGACCAAGATCAACCCCCGCTATCCGTCACGCCCGTCCGTACGCGTGGACGGAGACGACGCACTCGGCGGTGCGGCTCGAATCCTGGACCTGGCAACGCTTCCGCTGGTATCGATCGTCGAGACCCTCGATCCTCCGGCGGTCGAGCGTGTGTCGTTTGAGTCGTCCGAGAAGCCTGGGGGCGGCGCCCCTCGTTCGAGCGGCAGCGCCACGGATCAATTCTCCGCACTCCTGGAAAGTCTTGATGCGATCGCCGATGTCATTCAGACGGCGGTGGATCGGAAAGAGCCGGATTCGTCCGAGTCGACGGCCGAAACGGCCGTGCAGAATGCGGGCGAAGTGCGGAGGGAGATCCTGGGATTGTTCGCACTTGAAGCACGTGAATGGCTGAATCAGATACAGACGGCTCTCGAGCGCATGGATCGGACCATCGAGCAGCCGCGTCGGGCCAAGCTGGCGAATCTCATGTTGCAGGGTGTGACGAATCTTGCCAGGTCCGCGGCCACCGTCGGGCTCACAGCGCTCGAGGAGATGGCCACCAATCTCTTACCGCTGTTGCAAGCGGCCGGTAAACACGAACGTGCGGTTGCATCTCATCACCTGACGTCGCTTCGCGAGGGGCTGACCCGGATCATGGGATTGGTGCATGAGCTCGGGCCGCGACAGGAAGAGGCGCCGCCCTCGCCGGAAGCAGCGAGCGCGCCATCCGGTGCTCACGAGCCGGCTCCGGTGTCAGTTCCAATGCCGCCGGTCGAGGCCGGCGAGGAGAGTAACGTCCAGGTAGGCGAGCCCGCTCTGGCGACCGCGTTGCCGATTTTGGACGCGCTGCGGCAACTGCACGATGCCCGGGGGCGCTCGGAACAACCGCGCCGCGACGTGCTCGAGACCGTGATCCAGCGGGCGGAGGAAGAGGCGGCGCGCGGGGTTCCCGTCGCAGACGCGCGTGCGATCGGACGGATCTTGAAGGATCTCGATGAGCAGGATGAATATTTTTTGGCGCAAATGGAAGCGCGGGTGCCCGCTCTCGTGGCTACGCTGAGTAACATCCGCAGCGACTCGGAGGGGACGGGGCCGCACCCTCAGGCCCTTGCGTCGGTGCTACAGGACATCGACGGCTTATATAACGCGGCGGATCGGGTCGCCGCTGTGAACATCACGATGTTTCTTCACGGGCTACGGAGCTTTTTGCAGGTGACCACACAGAATCGCCCCGCCGCCGTTGACGAACGACTGGCTGCCGTCCAGGAACGGCTGGCGGCGTTGGTGCCGCTCGCTCGGCAGTGGGTCGACATCGGCAGGCTGGAACGAACGGCGATTTTCGAAATCCTCCCGCTCGCGTGA
- a CDS encoding MCP four helix bundle domain-containing protein, protein MKTQSKLLVSFGVVSLIILIMAAVGVFTLRQLSSQSQTSYNDYTVPLADFAQMGTALTKHHQILLDLSSATKQADFAQDVAKLPPLKAEIEKSVADYKSINLRVSRAGRDEAKDLALFEPALRKYFQEADGALSAMADSFDKKNLTSGQAEQMRALGVLALTVNLTPSFENAIKRHNEQVTTLEDVAKDLNEDAQALATNGTMILVAGGVVAVGLGIFVGYLLASFLSRGIAHIANVATQAASGNLQARAKIQSQDELGQMAKAFNSMLDRITALVSTEEERDLMQKRLMQFLVLVSDVGKGDLTKRGEVTADMFGNLADGFNLMIARFGQLLKQVREAADRVNKSAGTLRDSAGTMSGTARSQAEESVRTLGAVEQLAAGMRQVATTAGASSESAKQVLSATERGNVAVQETVRDMQSIRSAVQRMSKQVKGLGDRSLEISQIVSTIRDIANQTNLLALNAAIEAAGAGEAGARFAVVADQVRKLAESSTQATREIADLVKVIQTETQDAVVAMEHETQAVEAGSASALRTGDVFAEISDIAKRSAELAQNIASAAAEQTASTEKVGRAIKEFTGGAVATQKQTDSTRLTIEDMAKLAEGLNSSVAQFKLA, encoded by the coding sequence ATGAAAACACAGTCGAAGCTGCTGGTCAGCTTCGGTGTGGTCAGCCTCATCATCTTGATTATGGCGGCCGTCGGTGTGTTCACCCTGCGCCAGCTCAGCAGCCAATCCCAAACGTCGTACAACGACTACACGGTGCCGCTTGCGGACTTCGCTCAGATGGGAACCGCGTTGACGAAGCATCACCAGATCCTGCTGGACTTGTCGTCCGCCACGAAGCAGGCCGACTTTGCTCAGGACGTCGCGAAGTTGCCTCCCTTGAAGGCGGAAATCGAGAAGTCCGTGGCTGACTACAAGTCCATCAACCTTCGCGTGTCGCGGGCCGGCCGCGATGAGGCCAAGGACCTTGCTTTGTTCGAGCCGGCGTTGAGGAAGTATTTCCAGGAAGCCGACGGCGCCTTGAGCGCGATGGCGGACAGCTTCGATAAAAAGAACCTCACCTCGGGACAAGCCGAGCAGATGCGCGCCCTCGGTGTCTTGGCCTTGACGGTGAACTTGACGCCGTCTTTCGAAAATGCCATCAAGCGCCACAACGAGCAGGTCACGACGCTCGAAGACGTGGCGAAGGACCTGAACGAAGACGCCCAGGCATTGGCGACCAACGGTACGATGATTCTTGTCGCCGGCGGTGTCGTTGCGGTGGGCTTGGGTATCTTCGTCGGGTACCTCCTTGCTTCCTTCCTGTCTCGCGGGATCGCGCACATCGCCAACGTCGCGACGCAGGCCGCCAGCGGTAACCTCCAGGCCCGCGCGAAGATCCAATCCCAGGACGAGTTGGGTCAGATGGCCAAAGCGTTCAACTCCATGCTTGACCGTATTACGGCCCTTGTGTCCACGGAGGAAGAGCGCGACCTCATGCAAAAGCGGTTGATGCAATTCCTGGTGTTGGTGTCCGATGTCGGTAAGGGAGACTTGACGAAGCGCGGTGAGGTCACCGCCGACATGTTCGGTAACTTGGCCGACGGTTTCAACCTGATGATCGCCCGGTTCGGGCAGTTGTTGAAACAGGTGCGTGAAGCGGCTGATCGAGTCAACAAGTCAGCCGGTACGCTCCGCGATTCGGCCGGTACCATGTCCGGCACGGCGCGCAGCCAGGCGGAAGAATCCGTGCGTACGTTGGGCGCGGTCGAACAGCTGGCCGCCGGTATGCGTCAAGTGGCCACTACGGCCGGCGCTTCGTCTGAATCCGCCAAGCAGGTGTTGTCGGCAACGGAACGAGGCAACGTGGCGGTGCAAGAAACGGTGCGCGACATGCAGAGCATCCGTTCAGCGGTGCAACGTATGTCGAAACAGGTAAAGGGCCTCGGCGACCGGTCGCTCGAAATTTCCCAAATCGTGTCGACGATTCGAGACATCGCCAATCAAACAAACCTCCTCGCGCTGAACGCCGCCATCGAGGCGGCCGGCGCCGGTGAGGCGGGTGCTCGATTCGCCGTCGTCGCCGACCAGGTCAGAAAGCTGGCCGAAAGTTCGACCCAAGCCACACGCGAAATCGCGGACCTCGTGAAGGTCATTCAGACGGAAACGCAGGACGCGGTCGTCGCGATGGAGCACGAAACCCAGGCCGTGGAAGCGGGATCCGCGTCGGCCCTTCGAACCGGTGACGTGTTCGCGGAAATTTCAGACATCGCGAAACGGTCCGCCGAGCTGGCTCAGAACATCGCCAGCGCCGCCGCCGAGCAGACGGCTTCGACGGAAAAGGTCGGACGCGCCATTAAGGAGTTCACCGGCGGCGCCGTCGCGACGCAAAAGCAAACGGACTCGACACGACTCACGATCGAGGACATGGCGAAACTTGCCGAAGGCCTGAACTCCTCGGTCGCGCAGTTCAAGCTGGCGTAG